Below is a window of Planctomycetes bacterium MalM25 DNA.
TCCGAGCTGTGGGGCCGCACCTACTTCTATTCGGACTCGGCCTCGACCTACTCGACCGGATCGACCATCGGAGCGGGGGGGGCGTTGATCATCGACGGATCCGACACCGACGGTGGCCTGCGCCTGGATAACGTGAGCGGCGGCAAGTACGTGCGGGTTCAGCTCCTCGGAACCAACATCCTGTCACTCGCGGAGGTCCAAGTCTGGGCGCCCAATTCGGTGCTCAGGACCAGCCCATTCGCAACCGACTTCAGCTACGACCTGGGCACGGAGTCCTCTCCTGTCGAGCCGGGAGCGACTCGCGTTAGCCCCTCCACCTACGGCGATGCCTGGTGGACCGGCGAAGTCGACGCGGCGGATCGCGGCGGCTCGGGGACGGCACGCGACTTCGTTGAAGGCTACGGTCCGGCGACCCTCAATCACACCCTGCCGAACGGCTACTACCGCGTGACCGCGCAGTTCGGGGATTCGTCGGTGGCCCGGCCGGATATGAGCCTGTGGGCCGAGGGGGGGCTGATCTCCGACGGCATCGACGCCACCACCGCCGGCGTCACCGAGGTCGCTTTCGACGTCACGGTCGATGACGGCGAGCTCAACCTGGCGCTGGACGGCCCGGTGAACACGGGCTGGGCGCTCAGCAGACTCGTCATCGAAGAGCAGACTCCTGTCGTGACGCTGGCTGGCGACTACAACGACGACGGTGTCGTTGACGCGGCCGATTACACCGTGTGGCGCGACGCGGAAGGGACCAGCACGTTCCTGCCCAACGACGCCACTCCGAACGTCGTTGATCAGAGCGATTGGCAAGTGTGGCGTGACAACTACGGCGCCGCGTTGCCCGTGAGCGTGACCACGGTGCTGATCGACGCCACGGCCGGCAACGGGGAGTTCGAGATCGACAACCCGGCGGCCATCTCGGCGACCGGAGGGGGCGGCGACCCCCTCTCGATCGATGTCAATCGCGACCGAGCTTTCCGCAGCACGTCCGGCATCAACCGCGGCCTCTCCGTGCCGGGCTGGACCAGCACGCGGACCGGTTACTCGGGGGGCAACGCCGCACTCGGGTTCGACGGCAACTACGGTTTCGCGATCGACGCGGGCACGCTCCCGGGGGAAACCGGTCAGGCCTTCGTGAATAGCGGGACCGTCGATCTTGAGTCGGACCCGATCGCGCACGCCTTCCAAGCGGGTGATGTGATCGATCTGTCGTACCTGCTAGGCACCGACGCCTCCGGGGCGCCAACCGTCGATGCGGACGTCGAGTTGCGGTTCAATGAGGGCCTGCCCTCCGCCTTCACCCACACGTTCGCAACACGATCGGGAACCGGTTTGGTGACCCCCGCGATCACCGAGCAGTACAACTTGCCGATGGCGGCACAGAGTCTCCGCCTTGTCTTTTCGCTCGACGGTCGTTCGGTCGGTGTGCGGACGCTGGTCGATGATGTCGAACTGTCGGTCACCGGCCCCGCGGCGAGCTCCGCCAGCTCGGTCTCGTTCGCGTTCGTCGAAAGCCCTCCGGTCGAGGCGGGGAACAACCTGGAAGATGCCCCGGCGGATGACCTCATTGCGATGATCGCCCTCGGGGCGTCGCCGTTAGGCACGCCCGCGTCCAGCTCACCGAGCCTCGGTCCGGACGCTGCCGACGGGTCGGCGAGCGACGACCTCTTACTGCTGGCTGCTGACGTCGCTCTCTCCTGGAGCGATTCGGAGGGAGATACGGCCTTCGAGGCGGTGACTGAGGAGGACGCACGGGACGAGAAGGACCCGCAAGAGGAAGCGGTCGCCCGTTCGGTGCTGGCTTTCTGACCGAGCGTCGGTAGCCTCTCTTTCCCAAGCATTGAGTACGTCATGAGTGGTTTGCGGTCGCGCAGTGTCTCTAGTCACCGCCTCGTGGCGTTCTTGTGCGTCGCGACCTGGTGGACCGTCCCCCCGGTTGCGGCCGAGGGTCAACACTCGCCAATCCGGCTCGCCAAGCCTTCAGCGAAGCAGGTTGAGTTCGCCGATTGGGAGGTCGGGGCTTTCATCCATTACGGCCTGAACCCTTTCACCAACCAGGAACACGGCGACGGCCAAGAGCCTCCCGCCAAGTTCAATCCGACGCAGCTCGACACCGACCAGTGGGCGCGAACGGCGAAGGCGCTCGGCGCCCGCTACGCCGTGCTCACGGCGCGGCACGAGGGGGGCTTCTGTCTCTGGCCCTCCAAGACCACCGATTACACGATCGCGAACAGCCCGTACCAGAACGGCGAGGGGGACATCGTTCGCGATTTCGTCGCCTCGTGCCGGCGACACGGGCTCAAGGTTGGGCTCTACCACACGGCCGGTTTCAACGCGCACGAGGCGCTCCGCGACTATCAGGCCAAGAGCCAACTCGACCAGCCCCTCGAGTGGGGCAAGAGCTGGGGGCGGGCGGTCTCCTCCGCCTTCAAAGCCGACCCAACCCTGCGCGCCCGGTTCGACGCGGTCCAGGTCGAGCAGTTCCGCGAGTTGCTGACGAACTACGGGACGATTGACTTCATGTGGTCCGATCACTGGGACGCCACCGATTCCAAGGGCGTGTGGCGTGCGGTCACCGATCTGGCCGAGGAGTTGCAGCCCAACATGGTCATGATGGGCCCCGACACCTGGGTGCCGGGCAACGAGACGGGCCACGTCGTCTACCCGATGTGGAACGCAGTCAACACCGCCGACGGCACCCACTACAGCCGCCCCGCCCGGACGGAATCCGACGTCTCGGTGAAGAACGACTACGGGCTGCTCGAGACCGACGTGCTCACCGGGCACCCGCTCGGCAGATTCTGGAGGGTGCGTGAATGCACGACCCACGCCGCTTTTCACTACGGCGGTTGGTTCTGGCATCCCGACGAGGTCAAGAAGACCTATCCGCGTTCGCTCTCGGATCACGTCGATCTGTACTACCGCACCGTCGGCCTTGGCGCGAACACAATCATCAACCTCCCACCCGACACGCGAGGGCTGATCCCCGACGATATCCGGGATGCGGCACAAGCGCTCGGTGACGCGGTGCGTGAGCGCTTCGCCGAGCCCCTCGCCGAGGTCGATGCGGTGCAGGTCGGCGACACCGTTGAGCTGGCCTGGGAAGTCCCTCAGGAGATCAACACGATCGTGACGCGCGAGAACATCGCCAACGGCCAGCGGATCGCGAAGTACACGTTGGAAGCGTACGTCGAAGGCGAATGGCGACCGCTCGAGCCACGCAATCGGCTCGACGCCTGGTCCCCTTACAACTCGAGCCCCGGCTTTGAGACCATCGGCCACAAGAAGATCGATCGTGTTTCGCCGGTCACGACCAACCGTGTGCGGTTCCGCTGCCTCGAATCGGTCGTCTCGCCGGTCGAGATCCGCAGCCTGGCCGTCTATCGATGCGAGCCGAACCCTCGTAACTTTCCCACGACCTATCCCTACCTCAGCGGCGTTGAGACCGAGTATGAACTGGCGCACGGAGGGGTTCGGCGTGACGTCAATTACACGGGGCACGAGATCGTCATCCGAGGCGTCCCCTATGAGCACGGCGTGATGGCTTGCCCGACCGGGGCCGATCGGAAGAGCGTCGTCGAGTACGCGCTCGCCGGCCTCACGAAGGCGCGTGGCTTGCAAACTCTCGTCGGTCTCGACGACGGCGCCCTCGGACGTGGATCGTGCGTCTTTCGAATCGACGGGTACCGGGGAGGCGAGTGGAGCACGCTCGCCCAAAGCCCACGCCTCACCGGGAAGGACGAGCCTGTCCAGATGACCGTGGCGTTCCCCGACGGCATGGCGAAGCTCCGCCTCCTCGTGACCAATGGCGGCGATGACTCGCACTCCGATCACGCCGTCTGGGCCGACGCCCGGTTCACGGAATCGGTTTCCGCCTCGCCGGCTCCTTGAGACGCGTTGTCGGTAGATCCCCGTTTTTGCCGCCCGAATCCGGGCGGTTTGCCCTGTTTTCGCGATCGGCGCGTGAATACTCGCCACGCCCTGCCATTTCACAACGGCAGTGCAGCAAGCCGCGGCGAACAGCCTGCGGTCAGCCGCATTCCTACCTAGTCCGCTCCCAAGGAGAGGTGCTCTCGGCGGTTCCGCAGAGGGTGTCAGGCTGGGTCTGCCTTGGAACAGCAGGCCACGTTCGATTCCGACCTACACCGCTTCCAGAGTGTGTGAGCTGAAATCGATATGACACTCGGGATGCCGCGCGAGTGGCCGATCTTGTCCACTCCCAGATTCAGTTAATCCATCATGAGCTTGCCGAAATCGGGTCGTCTTGCCACCGCTCGCCTTGAGCGTCTCGAAGAGCGGCAGTTGCTCGCCGCCGATGGTCTGCAAGCCGCTGACGACGGTGTCGATGCGGTCTCGGCCGCACCGCTCTCTCCGAGCGAGTCGGGCGAAACCGTCGCCTTGGAGACCAGCGACACGCTCGTGTCGCTCCAGCTCCCATCCGATCTTCCGCAGCAGTTCTCAGCAGCGATATCGATCGATGACGCCACGCTGACCCTGGAGCTCGAGAAGAACTCGGTGTTCGGCGAGAACACGCGCATCTTGGTCGATGACGGCACCGGCGAGCTCGTTCAGATCGACCACGGCCCCGACGGAACGTACCTGGGCCGCGTCGCCGAACACCCCGAGTACAGCGTGGTCGCCGTGCTCGGCGAGGCCGGTCTGCGGGCGAGCATCACCCGACCGGGCTTATCCTCGCTTTCGATCGAGCCGGCGAACGGGACGCACCGAGTCTTTGAGGCGGACGCCGAGCCGATCAGCCACGACCACGACGGCGACGGCGTCCCCGACCACGCGCCCGAAGACCACCCGAACGGCACGAGCGGTGGGCACCCGCCCGGCTGCACCTGCACGGGCTGCTGCGCCGCCGCTAGCCAAGGGGTCGCGGCGAGTCAGGGGCCGGTTGCCGACGCGCCGGTGGCCCCGCT
It encodes the following:
- a CDS encoding Alpha-L-fucosidase, giving the protein MSGLRSRSVSSHRLVAFLCVATWWTVPPVAAEGQHSPIRLAKPSAKQVEFADWEVGAFIHYGLNPFTNQEHGDGQEPPAKFNPTQLDTDQWARTAKALGARYAVLTARHEGGFCLWPSKTTDYTIANSPYQNGEGDIVRDFVASCRRHGLKVGLYHTAGFNAHEALRDYQAKSQLDQPLEWGKSWGRAVSSAFKADPTLRARFDAVQVEQFRELLTNYGTIDFMWSDHWDATDSKGVWRAVTDLAEELQPNMVMMGPDTWVPGNETGHVVYPMWNAVNTADGTHYSRPARTESDVSVKNDYGLLETDVLTGHPLGRFWRVRECTTHAAFHYGGWFWHPDEVKKTYPRSLSDHVDLYYRTVGLGANTIINLPPDTRGLIPDDIRDAAQALGDAVRERFAEPLAEVDAVQVGDTVELAWEVPQEINTIVTRENIANGQRIAKYTLEAYVEGEWRPLEPRNRLDAWSPYNSSPGFETIGHKKIDRVSPVTTNRVRFRCLESVVSPVEIRSLAVYRCEPNPRNFPTTYPYLSGVETEYELAHGGVRRDVNYTGHEIVIRGVPYEHGVMACPTGADRKSVVEYALAGLTKARGLQTLVGLDDGALGRGSCVFRIDGYRGGEWSTLAQSPRLTGKDEPVQMTVAFPDGMAKLRLLVTNGGDDSHSDHAVWADARFTESVSASPAP